From Vitis vinifera cultivar Pinot Noir 40024 chromosome 3, ASM3070453v1, the proteins below share one genomic window:
- the LOC100855388 gene encoding pentatricopeptide repeat-containing protein At5g39710, whose translation MLLPKSYHRPNLPELVSSKARFSSLSSTSHALLVDKAITLLKFHPHHLDSLSSRFTPQSASYFLLKSQFDQTLTLKFLTWARNHPFFDSHCKCLSLHILTRFKLYKTAQTLAQELALSASDPSGSSIFQCLKDSYHVYNSSSAVFDLMVKSYSHLNMIDQAVNTINLAKSSGFMPGVLSYNSVLDAIVRSRGSVKLSAEEVYREMIRSRVSPNVYTYNILIRGFCSVGELQKGLGCFGEMERNGCLPNVVTYNTLIDAYCKMGRIDEAFGLLKSMSSKGMQPNLISYNVIINGLCREGSMKEAWEILEEMGYKGFTPDEVTYNTLLNGYCKEGNFHQALVIHAEMVRNGVSPSVVTYTALINSMCKARNLNRAMEFFDQMRIRGLRPNERTYTTLIDGFSRQGLLNEAYRILNEMTESGFSPSVVTYNAFIHGHCVLERMEEALGVVQEMVEKGLAPDVVSYSTIISGFCRKGELDRAFQMKQEMVEKGVSPDAVTYSSLIQGLCEMRRLTEACDLSQEMLDMGLPPDEFTYTTLINAYCVEGDLNKALHLHDEMIHKGFLPDAVTYSVLINGLNKQARTREAKRLLFKLIYEESVPSDVTYDTLIENCSNIEFKSVVALIKGFCMKGLMHEADRVFESMVERNHKPGEAVYNVIIHGHCRGGNLPKAFNLYKEMIHSGFVPHTVTVITLIKALFKEGMNEEMSEVIGDTLRSCRLNEAELAKVLVEINHKEGNMEAVLNVLTDMAKDGLLPNSGKTAYAGG comes from the coding sequence CCAAAGCCCGattctcttctctttcttctactTCCCATGCCCTTCTTGTAGACAAAGCCATCACTCTTCTCAAATTCCACCCCCATCACCTCGATTCCTTATCCTCCCGTTTCACCCCTCAATCCGCTTCATATTTCCTACTCAAGTCCCAATTCGaccaaaccctaaccctaaaattCCTCACCTGGGCTCGGAACCACCCTTTCTTCGATTCCCATTGCAAATGCCTCTCTCTCCACATTCTCACCCGCTTCAAGCTCTACAAAACTGCCCAAACCCTGGCCCAAGAACTCGCCCTCAGTGCCAGCGACCCCTCCGGTTCTTCCATTTTTCAGTGCCTTAAAGATTCTTACCATGTCTACAATTCGAGTTCTGCGGTGTTCGATCTCATGGTGAAGTCCTATTCTCACTTGAACATGATTGATCAGGCTGTGAATACTATTAATTTAGCAAAATCCAGTGGGTTTATGCCTGGTGTTTTGTCGTATAATTCGGTTCTTGATGCAATTGTTAGGTCTCGGGGTTCAGTTAAATTGAGTGCTGAGGAGGTGTATAGAGAGAtgattaggagtagggtttCACCAAATGTGTATACCTATAACATCTTGATTCGCGGATTTTGCAGTGTAGGGGAATTGCAGAAGGGTTTGGGTTGCTTTGGTGAAATGGAGAGAAATGGGTGTTTGCCGAATGTGGTTACTTATAATACCTTAATTGATGCATATTGCAAAATGGGGAGGATTGATGAAGCATTTGGGTTGTTAAAGTCAATGTCTTCGAAGGGTATGCAGCCAAATTTGATTTCATACAATGTTATCATTAATGGGTTGTGTCGAGAAGGGAGTATGAAGGAAGCATGGGAGATTCTTGAGGAGATGGGTTATAAGGGTTTTACTCCAGATGAGGTGACTTATAATACGCTCCTGAATGGGTATTGTAAGGAGGGTAATTTTCATCAAGCGCTTGTTATTCATGCGGAGATGGTGAGGAATGGTGTCTCTCCAAGCGTTGTTACTTACACTGCATTGATTAATAGTATGTGTAAGGCTCGAAATTTGAATCGAGCAATGGAGTTCTTTGATCAGATGCGCATTAGAGGGCTTCGTCCTAATGAGAGAACATATACAACCTTGATTGATGGGTTCTCCCGGCAGGGGCTTTTGAATGAAGCTTATCGGATTTTAAATGAGATGACTGAGAGTGGATTCTCACCTTCAGTTGTGACTTATAATGCATTCATCCATGGGCACTGTGTCTTGGAAAGAATGGAGGAGGCTCTAGGAGTGGTTCAGGAAATGGTGGAGAAAGGGTTGGCCCCTGATGTAGTAAGTTATAGTACAATTATATCTGGATTTTGTAGAAAAGGAGAGTTGGATAGAGCATTCCAAATGAAGCAGGAGATGGTGGAGAAGGGTGTGTCGCCAGATGCTGTTACATATTCATCACTCATTCAAGGTCTCTGTGAGATGAGGAGACTAACGGAAGCCTGTGATCTTTCCCAAGAGATGTTGGACATGGGCCTGCCTCCAGATGAATTTACATATACAACGCTGATCAACGCATATTGTGTAGAAGGAGATCTAAATAAGGCTCTTCATTTACATGATGAAATGATACATAAGGGCTTCCTTCCTGATGCTGTTACCTACAGTGTGCTTATTAATGGACTTAATAAACAAGCTCGCACAAGGGAAGCAAAGCGGCTTCTCTTCAAGTTGATTTATGAGGAGTCTGTTCCAAGTGATGTCACATATGACACACTGATAGAGAATTGCAGTAATATTGAATTCAAGAGCGTGGTGGCTCTCATTAAGGGATTTTGTATGAAGGGGTTAATGCATGAAGCAGATCGAGTTTTTGAATCTATGGTTGAGAGAAACCACAAACCTGGTGAGGCAGTTTATAATGTTATTATACATGGTCATTGTAGGGGTGGAAATTTGCCAAAGGCATTTAATTTATACAAGGAAATGATTCATTCTGGGTTTGTCCCTCATACTGTGACTGTCATCACTCTGATTAAAGCACTTTTCAAGGAGGGAATGAATGAGGAGATGAGTGAAGTCATAGGCGACACATTGAGAAGCTGTAGACTGAATGAGGCTGAGCTTGCAAAAGTTCTTGTTGAGATTAACCATAAAGAAGGGAACATGGAAGCAGTTCTTAATGTGCTTACTGACATGGCTAAGGATGGCCTCCTTCCAAATAGTGGGAAAACTGCCTATGCTGGGGGATAA